From a region of the Solanum stenotomum isolate F172 chromosome 2, ASM1918654v1, whole genome shotgun sequence genome:
- the LOC125856423 gene encoding 6-phosphogluconate dehydrogenase, decarboxylating 2-like translates to MATPTRIGLAGLAVMGQNLALNIAEKGFPISVYNRSTSKVDETVERAKKEGNLPLYGFHDPESFVLSIQKPRVIIILVKAGLPVDQTIKTLSAFMEKGDCIIDGGNEWYENTERREKEMAELGLLYLGMGVSGGEEGARNGPSMMPGGSFEAYKYIEDILLKVAAQVPDSGPCVTYIGEGGSGNFVKMVHNGIEYGDMQLIAEAYDVLRSVGKLSNTELHQVFSEWNKGELLSFLIEITADIFGVKDDKADGYLVDKVLDKTGMKGTGKWTVQQAAELSVAAPTIAASLDSRFLSGLKDERVQAAKVFESSGVSDIFVEQTVDKNQLIDDVRKALYASKICSYAQGMNLIRAKSVEKGWDLKLGELARIWKGGCIIRAIFLDRIKGAYDRNPDLANLLVDEEFAKEMVERQSAWRRVVCLAINSGISTPGMSSSLAYFDSYRRESLPANLVQAQRDYFGAHTYERIDVPGAFHTEWFKIAKQSKN, encoded by the coding sequence ATGGCTACACCGACAAGAATTGGTCTTGCTGGGCTTGCTGTTATGGGACAAAATCTTGCTCTCAATATTGCTGAGAAAGGATTTCCTATATCTGTTTACAACCGATCCACTTCAAAAGTTGACGAGACTGTTGAACGAGCTAAGAAGGAAGGCAATCTTCCTCTTTATGGCTTTCATGATCCAGAGTCCTTTGTACTCTCTATCCAAAAGCCCCGTGTCATAATCATTCTTGTCAAGGCTGGTTTACCAGTTGATCAGACCATCAAAACCCTTTCAGCTTTCATGGAGAAAGGAGACTGTATCATTGATGGTGGCAATGAATGGTATGAGAACACTGAGAGGAGAGAAAAGGAAATGGCTGAGCTTGGTCTTCTTTATCTCGGAATGGGAGTATCAGGTGGCGAAGAGGGTGCTCGCAATGGACCCTCAATGATGCCTGGAGGTTCTTTTGAAGCCTACAAATACATCGAGGACATCTTACTTAAGGTTGCAGCTCAAGTTCCTGACAGTGGCCCTTGTGTAACATACATTGGTGAAGGAGgttctggaaattttgttaagatGGTACATAATGGAATTGAATATGGTGACATGCAGTTAATTGCAGAGGCTTATGACGTACTAAGATCTGTCGGCAAGCTCTCTAACACTGAATTACATCAAGTCTTCTCAGAGTGGAACAAAGGAGAGCTTTTGAGCTTCTTGATTGAAATCACTGCTGATATATTTGGAGTCAAGGATGATAAAGCAGATGGATATTTGGTGGACAAAGTTTTGGATAAAACTGGGATGAAAGGTACTGGTAAATGGACTGTTCAGCAAGCCGCTGAATTGTCAGTTGCTGCACCCACAATAGCTGCATCATTGGATTCAAGATTCCTTAGTGGGTTAAAAGATGAAAGAGTTCAAGCAGCCAAAGTATTTGAATCTAGCGGGGTTAGTGATATCTTTGTTGAGCAGACCGTGGACAAGAATCAATTGATTGACGATGTGAGAAAGGCACTTTATGCATCCAAAATATGTAGCTATGCTCAAGGCATGAATTTGATAAGGGCAAAGAGTGTTGAAAAAGGATGGGACTTGAAACTAGGGGAGCTTGCTAGGATTTGGAAGGGTGGTTGTATTATCCGTGCTATATTTTTGGACCGGATCAAGGGGGCTTATGACAGAAACCCAGATCTTGCTAACCTACTCGTGGATGAGGAGTTTGCAAAAGAGATGGTTGAACGTCAGTCTGCTTGGCGAAGAGTAGTCTGCCTAGCTATAAACTCAGGCATTAGCACACCGGGTATGTCTTCAAGTCTTGCTTACTTCGACTCATACAGGAGGGAAAGTCTTCCTGCCAATTTGGTTCAGGCTCAAAGGGATTACTTCGGTGCTCATACTTACGAGAGGATTGATGTGCCAGGGGCTTTCCATACTGAGTGGTTCAAGATTGCCAAACAGTCGAAGAACTGA
- the LOC125856436 gene encoding cytochrome P450 71AU50-like, with product MASIFLQVVALLVVLYILQELHNKFMKKKKKLPPGPKGLPIIGNLHMIGKNVHQDLHKIAKKYGPIMSMRFGFVPVIVASSPHAAEQFLKNHDLIFASRPNNIAAKLIAYDQRNLTFGKYGPYWRNMRKLCTLELFSTLKINSFQAMRKQEVTNFMTFINGAASSGVEIDVSAKLATLNANMTCLMVFGKKYMDDEFDERGFKYVIQETLILTATPNIGEFFPFLNVFDLQGVVRRMKELSKIFDEFFERVIDEHVQDSKKEKQTKDIVDTMMNIMQSGESEFEFDRRHVKAILLDMLIAAMDTSSTAIDWIFTELLRHPKVIKKLQKELEQIVGMNRMVEESDLEKLEYLDMVIKEGFRLHPVAPLLIPHESIEDCTIDGFDIPKGSRLLVNTWAIGRDPEVWSEPEKFMPERFVGSNIDLRGHNFQLLPFGSGRRSCPGLQLGLTTVRLVLAQMVHCFDWKLPNGMMPNDLDMTEKFGLVMTRAQHLMVIPTYRLNV from the exons ATGGCTTCAATATTCTTACAAGTTGTTGCACTACTTGTAGTGCTATACATTCTTCAAGAATTACACAACAAAttcatgaaaaagaagaaaaaactccCTCCTGGCCCAAAAGGGCTTCCAATTATTGGAAATCTTCATATGATTGGCAAAAATGTCCATCAAGATCTTCATAAAATAGCCAAAAAATATGGTCCCATAATGAGCATGAGATTTGGTTTTGTTCCTGTAATTGTTGCTTCATCTCCTCATGCTGCTGagcaatttttgaaaaatcatgaTCTTATTTTTGCGAGTCGACCAAATAATATTGCTGCTAAACTCATCGCGTATGATCAAAGAAATTTGACATTTGGAAAATATGGACCTTATTGGCGAAATATGCGAAAATTATGTACGTTAGAATTGTTTAGTACTCTCAAGATCAATTCATTTCAAGCCATGAGAAAACAAGAAGTTACAAATTTTATGACTTTTATCAATGGGGCAGCTTCTAGTGGTGTTGAAATTGATGTTAGTGCTAAACTTGCTACATTAAATGCTAACATGACTTGTTTAATGGTATTTGGGAAAAAATATATGGatgatgaatttgatgaaaGGGGTTTTAAATATGTGATTCAAGAGACTTTGATTTTAACAGCAACGCCAAACATTGGTGAATTTTTCCCCTTTCTTAATGTGTTTGATTTGCAAGGAGTTGTTCGTCGTATGAAGGAATTATCAaagatttttgatgaattttttgagAGAGTTATTGATGAACATGTTCAAGATTCCAAAAAGGAGAAGCAAACCAAGGATATTGTTGATACTATGATGAATATCATGCAATCTGGTGAATCTGAATTCGAATTTGATCGTCGTCATGTGAAAGCTATTTTGCTG GACATGTTAATAGCTGCAATGGACACCTCATCAACAGCAATTGACTGGATTTTCACTGAACTTTTAAGGCATCCaaaagtaattaagaaattaCAAAAGGAATTGGAACAAATAGTTGGCATGAATAGAATGGTGGAAGAATCAGACTTGGAAAAATTAGAGTACTTAGACATGGTCATAAAAGAAGGTTTTAGGCTTCACCCTGTTGCACCACTATTGATTCCTCATGAGTCTATTGAAGATTGCACAATTGATGGTTTTGATATACCTAAAGGTTCAAGACTTTTAGTAAATACTTGGGCGATTGGAAGAGATCCAGAAGTTTGGTCAGAACCCGAGAAGTTCATGCCAGAAAGGTTTGTTGGTAGTAACATTGATCTTCGTGGACATAATTTTCAACTTTTACCGTTTGGCTCTGGAAGAAGAAGTTGTCCTGGATTACAATTAGGGCTCACAACCGTTCGCCTGGTGCTAGCACAAATGGTTCATTGTTTTGATTGGAAGTTACCAAATGGTATGATGCCAAATGATTTAGACATGACTGAGAAATTTGGTTTAGTTATGACTAGAGCTCAACATCTAATGGTTATTCCTACTTATCGTCTAAatgtataa